In Musa acuminata AAA Group cultivar baxijiao chromosome BXJ2-10, Cavendish_Baxijiao_AAA, whole genome shotgun sequence, a genomic segment contains:
- the LOC135624793 gene encoding actin-depolymerizing factor 7-like, translated as MANAASGMAVNDDCKLKFLELKAKRTYRFIVFKIDEKLKQVIVETLGEPNLTYDDFTASLPANECRYAIYDFDFVTEENCQKSKIFFIAWSPDTSRVRSKMLYASSKDRFKRELDGIQVELQATDPTEMGLDVIRGRAN; from the exons ATG GCTAATGCTGCATCAGGAATGGCAGTGAACGATGACTGCAAGTTGAAGTTCTTGGAGTTGAAGGCAAAGCGAACTTACCGTTTCATAGTCTTTAAGATCGATGAGAAGCTGAAGCAGGTCATCGTGGAGACGCTTGGCGAACCCAATTTGACATACGATGATTTTACCGCCAGTCTTCCTGCAAATGAATGCAGATATGCAATTTATGATTTCGACTTTGTGACCGAGGAGAATTGCCAGAAAAGCAAGATCTTTTTTATTGCGTG GTCCCCTGACACATCAAGAGTGAGAAGCAAGATGCTCTATGCGAGCTCCAAGGACAGGTTCAAGAGAGAGCTGGATGGCATTCAGGTTGAATTGCAAGCAACTGATCCTACTGAGATGGGCCTTGATGTTATAAGAGGCCGTGCCAATTGA
- the LOC135624790 gene encoding soluble inorganic pyrophosphatase 4-like: MAPPPEVPTKASGLQISHPPLNERILSSMSRRSVAAHPWHDLEIGPGAPTIFNCVVEIGKGSKVKYELDKKTGLIKVDRVLYSSVVYPHNYGFIPRTLCEDNDPLDVLVIMQEPVLPGCFLRAKAIGLMPMIDQGEKDDKIIAVCADDPEYKHYNDIKELPPHRLAEIRRFFEDYKKNENKDVAVNDFLPASSAYKAIQHSMDLYATYIVESLRR; encoded by the exons ATGGCTCCACCTCCTGAAGTACCAACCAAGGCTTCTGGCCTGCAAATTTCTCATCCACCACTCAATGAGAGAatactttcatccatgtctagaAGGTCTGTTGCAGCACATCCTTGGCATGATCTTGAAATAG GCCCTGGTGCGCCTACAATATTCAACTGT GTGGTGGAAATAGGAAAGGGAAGCAAAGTGAAATATGAACTTGACAAGAAAACTGGGTTGATAAAG GTAGACCGAGTGCTTTACTCATCTGTGGTGTATCCTCATAACTATGGTTTCATCCCACGCACTCTTTGTGAAGATAATGATCCTTTGGATGTATTGGTTATCATGCAG GAACCAGTACTCCCAGGATGCTTTCTTCGAGCTAAAGCCATTGGTCTAATGCCTATGATCGATCAG GGGGAGAAAGATGACAAGATAATTGCCGTCTGTGCTGATGATCCTGAATACAAGCATTACAATGATATCAAAGAGCTCCCACCACATCGTTTAGCTGAGATCAGGCGTTTCTTTGAAGACT ATAAGAAAAATGAAAACAAGGACGTTGCCGTGAATGACTTCCTGCCTGCATCTTCAGCTTACAAAGCAATACAGCATTCCAT GGACCTTTATGCTACTTACATTGTTGAAAGCTTGAGGAGGTAG
- the LOC135624789 gene encoding arginine biosynthesis bifunctional protein ArgJ, chloroplastic-like, which yields MALALNHPLSLPASRFHRVKVCGTHAAPWHRLRVSATISPETVTASSYIPAAPIFLPEGPWTQIPGGVTAPKGFKAAGIYGGLRAKGDKPDLSLVTCEVDAVAAGTFTTNIVAAAPVIYCRNVLDTSTTARAVLINAGQANAATGDAGYQDTIECANALAELLHIRSEDVLLQSTGVIGHRIKKEALVNSLPRLVASLSSTVEGADSAAVAITTTDLVSKSVAVETKVGGIPIRVGGMAKGSGMINPNMATMLGVITTDALVTSGIWRDMVRTSVNRSFNQITVDGDTSTNDCVLALASGLSRSNCISSLNSNEALQLQACLDAVMQGLAKSIAWDGEGATCLIEVTVTGAGEEAEAAKIAHSVASSSLVKAAIYGRDPNWGRIACAVGYAGIRFNPNELHISLGDIPLMRDGQPLPFDRALASKYLRLAGESHGTVKIHVSVGNGQGCGKAWGCDLSYDYVKINAEYTT from the exons ATGGCTCTTGCTCTAAACCACCCGCTCTCGCTGCCGGCGTCTCGCTTCCATCGCGTTAAG GTTTGTGGAACCCACGCAGCTCCTTGGCATCGGCTTCGAGTTTCCGCCACCATCTCTCCGGAGACCGTTACGGCGTCGAGCTATATCCCCGCGGCTCCGATTTTTCTTCCCGAGGGACCGTGGACGCAG ATACCAGGTGGTGTTACAGCACCAAAAGGGTTTAAAGCTGCAGGCATATATGGTGGGCTGAGGGCAAAAGGAGATAAACCTGATTTATCTTTGGTGACATGTGAAGTTGATGCAGTTGCTGCTG GAACTTTTACTACCAACATTGTTGCAGCCGCGCCAGTTATCTATTGCAGAAATGTCCTGGACACCTCAACTACG GCACGTGCTGTATTAATTAATGCTGGTCAAGCAAATGCTGCTACA GGAGATGCAGGCTACCAGGACACCATAGAATGTGCAAATGCTCTTGCTGAG CTCCTTCACATTAGGTCAGAGGATGTCTTGCTTCAGTCCACAGGTGTTATTGGTCATCGGATAAAGAAG GAAGCTCTTGTTAATTCGCTTCCAAGACTTGTTGCTTCACTATCATCAACTGTTGAGGG GGCCGACTCTGCAGCTGTTGCCATTACTACAACTGACCTTGTAAGCAAGAGTGTAGCTGTTGAAACAAAG GTTGGAGGAATTCCTATAAGAGTTGGTGGAATGGCAAAAGGTTCAGGAATGATTAACCCAAACATGGCCACAATGCTTGGT GTTATAACAACTGATGCTTTGGTCACTAGTGGTATTTGGAGAGACATGGTGCGCACATCCGTTAATAGAAGTTTTAACCAAATCACC GTCGATGGAGATACAAGTACAAATGATTGTGTTCTTGCTTTGGCCAGTGGATTATCCAGGTCAAATTGTATTTCTTCTCTTAATAGCAATGAGGCTCTTCAACTTCAAGCGTGTCTGGATGCT GTCATGCAAGGTCTTGCAAAATCAATAGCTTGGGATGGGGAGGGCGCAACATGCTTGATTGAG GTTACTGTTACTGGTGCGGGTGAAGAGGCAGAAGCAGCAAAGATAGCCCACTCTGTGGCATCTTCTTCACTTGTCAAA GCTGCTATATATGGAAGAGATCCAAACTGGGGACGTATTGCATGTGCTGTTGGTTATGCGGGCATTCGTTTCAATCCAAATGAACTTCACATATCACTTGGAGATATTCCACTCATGAGAGATGGTCAGCCACTGCCATTTGACAG GGCTTTGGCTAGCAAGTATCTTAGGCTGGCTGGCGAATCCCACGGAACTGTTAAAATTCATGTATCTGTCG GGAATGGCCAGGGATGCGGAAAGGCTTGGGGTTGTGATCTCAGTTACGATTATGTCAAGATAAATGCCGAGTACACAACCTGA
- the LOC135624795 gene encoding THO complex subunit 4A-like produces the protein MSSALDMSLDDIIKNNKQSAPGGRGRGRGSGAGPARRVPNRSANRSAPYSVGKAPDSAWQHDMFAAQMGGVPAPAARASSIETGTKLYISNLEYGVSNEDIKELFSEVGDLKRYSINYDRSGRSKGTAEVVFARRADALAAVKRYNNVLLDGKPMKIEIIGMNISTPAAVPQLSNGTFGNSNGASKSTGPGRGSAGWPRSGGRGRGRDRGRGRGRGEPVSAAALDAELDKYHAEAMQTN, from the exons ATGTCGAGCGCACTGGATATGTCCCTCGACGACATCATTAAGAACAACAAACAATCGGCGCCCGGGGGGCGTGGACGGGGCCGTGGCTCCGGTGCCGGCCCCGCCCGCCGCGTCCCTAACAGATCGGCGAACCGATCCGCCCCTTACTCTGTCGGGAAG GCTCCGGACTCGGCGTGGCAGCATGACATGTTCGCGGCTCAGATGGGCGGTGTTCCTGCTCCAGCGGCTAGGGCGTCTTCCATAGAGACCGGCACCAAGCTGTATATTTCGAACTTGGAATATGGGGTTTCGAACGAGGACATCAAG GAGCTTTTTTCAGAGGTGGGTGATCTGAAGCGCTATTCAATAAATTATGATAGAAGCGGAAGATCTAAG GGAACGGCTGAAGTGGTATTTGCAAGGCGGGCCGATGCTTTAGCTGCTGTAAAGAGATACAACAATGTGCTGCTTGATGGAAAGCCAATGAAAATAGAAATTATTGGAATGAATATCTCAACACCAGCTGCTGTGCCTCAGTTATCTAATGGCACTTTTGGGAATTCTAATGGTGCTTCCAAAAG CACTGGGCCAGGAAGGGGTTCTGCAGGATGGCCACGAAGTGGTGGCCGTGGAAGGGGGAGGGACCGTGGACGAGGTAGAGGTCGTGGTGAACCAGTATCTGCTGCAGCACTTGATGCTGAGTTGGACAAATACCATGCAGAAGCAATGCAAACCAACTGA